One genomic window of Paramormyrops kingsleyae isolate MSU_618 chromosome 22, PKINGS_0.4, whole genome shotgun sequence includes the following:
- the arl5c gene encoding putative ADP-ribosylation factor-like protein 5C, protein MGLLFAKLMAIFGDREHKVIIVGLDNAGKTTILYQFLTKEAVHTSPTIGSNVEEIAVRKTRFLVWDIGGQESLRTSWSSYYCNTEIVILVVDSTDRERITLNKEELHRMLAHEDLQNAAVLILANKQDMKNSMTAAEISQCLTLSSITGHSWHIQACCALTGEGLPASLDWMRSRVLAS, encoded by the exons ATGGGACTCCTCTTCGCCAAATTAATGGCCATTTTCGGTGACCGAG AGCACAAGGTAATCATTGTTGGACTGGACAATGCAGGAAAAACCACAATCCTCTATCAATT TCTAACCAAAGAGGCCGTACATACTTCCCCCACCATTGGCAGTAATGTGGAGGAGATCGCTGTCCGGAAGACCCGCTTCCTAGTGTGGGACATCGGTGGCCAGGAGAGCCTGAGGACCAGCTGGAGTTCCTACTACTGCAATACAGAG ATTGTGATCCTAGTTGTGGATAGCACTGACCGAGAGCGCATCACGTTAAATAAAGAGGAACTGCATCGTATGCTAGCTCATGAG GACCTCCAGAACGCTGCTGTGCTGATCCTGGCTAACAAGCAGGACATGAAGAACTCGATGACTGCGGCTGAGATTTCCCAGTGCCTGACCCTcagctccatcacaggtcaCTCCTGGCACATCCAGGCATGCTGTGCCCTCACCGGTGAAGG TCTACCTGCCAGCCTGGACTGGATGCGTTCCCGTGTCTTGGCCAGCTAA